GCCCGCCCTACATGTCGAGCACGTTCCGCGGCGTCGAGGAGGCCACGGCTCCGCTCCTCGCCATGCTCGCCGACCTCGGCGTGCCCGCGACGTGGTTCTCGACCGGCGACGTGGCCGAGCGGTACCCGGACGCGGTGCGCGCGATCGTCGGCGCGCCCGAGGGGCACGAGCTCGGGTCGCACGGCCACACGCACCGCCGCTTCGACGCGCTGGGGCCGGAAGACGCGCGCGACGAGATCGACCGGTCGAGCGCGGTCCTGCGCCGCTTCGCCCCGGTCGACTCCTTTCGCGCGCCCAACCTGACCTTCCCCGACGCGTACCTCCCGCTGCTCGAGCGGGCGGGGTACGCGCTGGACTCGTCGCACGCCAAGTACAAGGCGCCCTACTGGCGCGACCTACGCCACCCGGCGCCGACCCGGCTGCGGCGCATCGCGGCCTCGGTCACGTCGAGCGTGCTGCGCCTGCCGCGCCCCCTGCGCGCGGCGTACTTCGCCGCGCTGGGGTCGCCGGTGGTGCTGTTCGTGCACCCGTGGGAGTTCGTGGATCTCACGCACACCGACCTCCGGCTCGACTGCCGCTTCAACACCGGCCCGGTCGCGTTCGCGCGGGTGCGGGCGGTGCTCGAAGGGTTCGCCCGGCGCGGGGCGCGGTTCGTGACGATGCGCGACGCCGCCCGCCTAACGTACGCGGGGGCCGCGGGGTGACGGCCGAGGCCGCCCCCGGCGTCCGCGGCCGCCGGCGCCGGCTCTCGAAGCGCGCCCGGATCGCGCTCTCGGCCGCGGCGTGGCTCGTCGGCACGGCGCTCGTCGTGCTCGCGCTCCGCGCCGTCGGCTGGCACGAGGCGCTCGCCGCCGTGCGCCGCGCCAACCCGCTCTGGCTCGCGGCCGCGGTGTGCTGCTACGGCTCGATCGTCTTCCTCTGGGCGTGGCAGACGTACGTGCTCCTGCCGCGCGGCCCCGACGGGCGTGCCGCGCCCGCGGCCGACGGCTCGCACATCACCTACGCCCGGTGCGTCGAGGTGCAGGCGCTCACCGCGACCGCGTCCAACACCGTGCCCGCCTTCCTCGGGCAGGCGACCGGCGTGGCGCTCCTCTCGGAGCGGGTCGGGATCGGGACCGCGGGCGCGCTCTCGGTGTTCGCGCAGCACAACCTCGTCGAGGGGTTCACGAAGATCGGCGTGCTGTTCGCCGCCGCCCAGGTCGCCCCCCTCCCGCCCTGGATGCGAAAGGCGCTCGTCGCGCTCGCCGTCGCGATGACCCTCCTCACGACCGCGCTCGGCGCGGCCGCGTGGTACGCGCGCCGGCAGCGCGCGCGCGGCGAGCGGGCCGCCGTCGCGCCGGCCGCGGCCGACGCGCCTAACGTGCCGGCCGGCGGCGACCGGCGGCGGCGCGACCCGCTCGGCCGGTTCCGCGCGTTCGTCGTCAGTTGGGCGGCGTCGCTCGACGCGCTCCGCCACCCCGGACAGCTCGCGGCCGCGTTCGCGATCGCGGTCCTCATGAAGGTGGCCGAAGCCGCGGGATGGCGGGCGATCGAGCACGCGTTCGCCGTCTCACCGCGGCCGGGGAGCCCGATCCTCGCGCTCGCCGCGACCAACCTCGCGAGCGCGATCCCAGCCTCGCCCGGCAACCTCGGCGTGTACGAGGGCGCCGCGTTCTCCGCCTACCACCTCCTCCTCGGCGTGCCGCGCGAGACGGCGATCGCCCTCGCCCTGCTCGGCCACCTCTGTTACCTCATCCCGCTCGTCGGGATCGGTTGGGCAATCCTATCGGCGAGGCAGCTCGCCGGGCTCCGCGCGCGGCGGCCGGGCGGGCGGGAGGAGCGGCGGCAGGGTTCGTAGGGCGGTCCGCTGCGGCGGAAACACGTGTCAAGGGCGCTACGCTTTCGGTATATATTCGGTTAGTCGCGCCCTGCCGTCGCCAACCCGCCGCCCCATGTCCGACGCCTCTGTTGCCGCCGCGTCCTCGGTAGCCGTTGCCATCATCACGGCGGTCGTCGGCCCCGCCGTGCTCGCCCGCTACAAGGCGCGCCGTGAGGCCGCGCTCCTGGCCGCCCGGGGCGGGCGGCCGTCGATCCCGGCGCGCCCGGGCGCGCGACGCGCCACCGTGCGCCCCGCGCTCGCGCACCCGCCCGCCGCGCCGCCCGCCGCGCGCCCGGGCCTGCACCTGCGCGCGATCGGTCTAACGCCCAGGGCCGACCCTGCGCCGGCGCGGCGCGTCGTGCTGCGTGAGGGCGGCCCGCGCGCGGTGCTGGACCGCCTCGCCGCAATCCCGCCGCTCAGCCGCCGCGCGGTCGCGCACGAACTCTTCGTCGGCCGTTGGGCGGACTGGGGCGGGGTCGTACACGACGTGCGCGAGAGCGAATCGGGCTACGCCGTCCACGTCGTCGACCCGGACGACGGCGGCGCCGCCCTGCTCGACTTCGCCGCCGACGAGCGGCCCACGCTCGAGTCGCTGCGCGAAGGCGACCGCGTGCGCTACGCCGGCCGCGTCACCGGCGCGGAGGACGGGTTCGTCATCCTCGACTCGCCGACGATCAACCGCGCGGAGTGACACGGCCCGGTCCCTCGCCGGGCCCGTCGGCCGCGCGGCGCAGGATGACGCCGTAAAGTGGGTCGCCCCGCCGTGGCGTGTGCGCGCGCACCTCCGCCGCGTCGAACCCGCCCGCCGCGCGCCCGTACTCGGCGACGAGCGCCGCGTGGCCGCGGTCGTCGAGCGCCTGCCACGCCGCGACGGCCTTGGTCGGGAAGCAGCGGTTGGAGAAGGTGACCACGAACGGCGCCCCCGGCCGCAACACCCGGGCGACCTCACGAAACACCTCGACCGGGCGCACGAGGTACTGCACCGACACGCAGCACCCCGCCCCGTCGAACTCCGCGTCGCGGTACGGCAGCCGCGGGTCGGCGTTGAGGTCCTGCACGCGCCACTCGGTGAGCCGCGGGTTCGCGCCTAACTCCGCGGCGTTCATGCCGAGCCCGGCGACGCGGCCGTAGGCGACGTCGTCGGGCAGGTGGCTCACCCAACTCGACATCAGGTCGAGCACGTCGCCGCCGGCCGGCAGCAGGTCGCGGTACAGCGCGGTCACCGCGGCGATCGCGCCGTCGTCGATGTGCGTGACGAACCGCGGCGCGACGTAGAACGACGCGTCCGGCGACTCGTCGTCGCGGCGGAACGCGGCCTCGGGCAACCGCGCCTCCGGCCGCCCGACGCCCGGCCGCCCGCGCGCGGCGCTCACGCGCGGGCGCGCCTGGTCGGCGACTTTGTCGCGGGAGTCTTCGTGGCCGTCGCGCCGCGCCGCGCGGCGGCCACGGGGGCCGTGTTCGCGACGAACTGGCGCCCCGTCTTCGACGCCGCTCGCTTCTTCTTGTCGGTCGAGCGCCGCTCGGCGGGCGTCAGCTCCTCCCACGCCTGCTTCGGCAGGTAACGCGCGGTGGTCTTCCCGCGGATCGCGGGCTTCCCGTCGGCAGTCGTCCACTCCTCGTGTGTCCACGCGTCCAGGTGCCGCTGCGCGGGGGACTTGCCGCCCTTGTAGCCGCCGCCCGCGGCCTCGTACGCGTGCGCGAGGAGCTGCGCCTTCCGCGCGCTCCACTGTCCCGGCCGCCCGCCCTTGTCGCCCGCGAGGATCTGGTCCTTGAGCTGCTCGCGCAGTTCGGGCTGCGTGTAGTGGCTCGGGTCGGCCTTCCCTCGGCGCGGCGCCGACTTCGCTGCCGGCTTCTTTGCCGCCGATTTCTTCGCGGCTGGCTTTTTCGCCGCCGTCGTCCTGTCGGCCGTCGTCCTCTTGGCCGCGGCCGTCTTGGCCGTCGTCTTCGCCCGCGTCCGCGTCCCCGTCGTCACCGCCATCCCGTCCCCCGTTGCGGAAGTTGGTGGCCGAGTGGCAAGAAGCGTGACGGCGACCGTTCCGCGTCCGCCGGCTCAGAACGCGCGGACCACGGCCGTCGCGCGCAGGGTGTCCACGCGGCCCGTCCGCGTCACCGCGAGCGCGAACGGGACGGAGTCGCCGACGGCCAGCGGCCGCCGGAGCCGCTCGAGCATCGCGTGCTTGCCGAGCGGCGCGAACGCGGCCGAATCGCCGGGCGGCACGACGCCGCGTGCGAGCGGGGCCATGTGCGTCATCGCGCCGGCGCCCTCGCCCATCCGCATCGACTCGTGCAGCGACGTCGCGCCGGCGACGTCGGCGCGCGCGCCGACGAGGACGAGGGTGTCGCGGCCGGGGTTGGCGAGGACGAAGTAGAGCGCGCCGTCGGCGCCCGCCGCCGCGGGGCGCGCCCACGCATCGCGGAGCGCGGGCGGGGCGTCGGCGGTGCCCGCGGCGTCGGGCCGCCCGCGTGCGCAGCCAGCGCCTAACAGCACGACGAGCGCGGCGGCCGGCGCGAGCGCGCGAGCCCCGCATCGCCGGCGCCCGGCCCGAAGTGTGAGGGGATGATTCGGCAGATGGGAATGATGCCCTGCTCGGCTCATCCCGGGAACCTAACCCGCCCGGGCCCGGGCGTTGCACCCGCAACGCCGCCGAGTCCCACGCGGCCCGTGCACGACGGCCGTTCCCAGGCCGCCCACGAGCCCCCGCATGCAAGCGCTCCTCCTCGTTTTCGCCGTCGCCGCCGGCATCCTCAACACCCTACAGTCGGGGAGCAACTCGACCCTCAACAAGCGGCTCGAACACCCGCTCGCCAGCGCGACGGTCGTCTACCTCGCCGGGCTCACCGTGCTCGCCCTCGGCTGGCTCGGCGCACAGCTCGTCGGCAAGGGCGGCCTCCCCGCCGGCGACCGCGTCGCGCAGGTCCCGTGGTGGGGATGGATCGGCGGCACCCTCGGACTCGTCTTCGTGTTCGGGACGCTGCTCGTCGCACCGAAGGTGGGTGCCGCGGTCTACACCGCGTTCACGGTCACGGCCGCGGTCATCACGTCACTCGTGCTCGACCACTTCGGCTGGATGGGGTTCGAGCAGCACCCGGCGGGTGCGGGACGCGTCGGCGGCGCCGTCCTCATCATCGCGGGCCTGGGGCTAATCGCGAAGTTCTGAGCCGGAGCGACGCCGGGCACGGCCCGGCCGCCGGGTCGTGCGCGGACGGACGGGATCGCCGCCCCGGGCGTGACGCGGCGGCCCGGCTCAGGATTCCGGCAGCACATCGAGTCCCGCGGTCCCCGCACGCTCGGCCGGCCCGCGGTCGCGCACGACGCGCCGCTCGGCGGTCGGCGCCGGGGCGCCGCCCCGCTTGTCGCCCGTAGGGCGCGCGGCGCGCCGCGCGTCGGCCGGCAGCGCCGCCGTGTAGCGCGCCACGTACTCCGTGACGCGCACCTTGCGCGCCGTCGCCTCGCTCGACATCGGCCGCACCTTGCCCAGCACCGGCCGCTCCTGCCAGGCGTGATCGTACCGGCCTAACACCCAGGTGATCCCGCTCGTCGAGTTCGGGTTGCGTCCGTCGAGCGCCCAGCGGTTGTTCACGTGCAGCATGAACGCGAGCGCCTCCTCCCCCGAGCGCGTCCACTCGAGGAACTTCTTCCCCCAGAGGATCCGCAGGTAGTTGTGGATCCGCCCGTCGGTGCGGAGCTGGCCCTGCGTCGCGTTCCACAGCGCGTCGTACGTCGCGCCCGCCTCCAACTCGTCGCGCGTGAACAGCTCCGCGCGCCGGTCCCCCCGGTGCGCCCCCAGCGTCGCGCGCGCCCACTCGGGCAGCGACCCGTACGTGTCGTGCGCGGGGAGGAAGAACGCGGTGTTGTACGACAGCTCGCGCCACGTCACGAACTCGTCCAGGAACGCCTCGCCGTTGGGCGACATCCCCCACCACCCCTCGCGCTTCCCCGTCGGCCGCGGCGCGAGCCGCGCGGGCGTCCACCCCTCGCGCTCCGCGACGCGCGCGAACACGTCGTGCGCGCTCACGAACCCCCAGTGCAGGTACGGCGAGAGCCCGCTGTTGCTCGGGTCCTCCGCCTCGTTCCGGCGCGCGGCGTACGTGTCGAGCTTGCGCCCCACGAAGTCGGCGAGCACGACCGCGGCCTTGCGCGGGCCGCCGCCGAAGGCGACCGGCGCGACGCCGTGGTCGATCGGCAACGTGCCTAACGCCAGCCGCCCCGCCTCGCCCCGGTCGAGCAGTTCGGCCGACGCCGCCGGGTAGCGCCGCCGCACGCCGTCCACGTGCGCGCGCGCCGCGCCCGCGAGCGCCGGCAGCGCGCGCGCGCCGCGCAGCGGCTCTTCCGCCGGGAACCAGCCGAGCTGGGCGGGCAGCTCGCGCTGCAGGTGGCGGCGGAAGTGCGGCGCCGCGCTCCACGCCTTCTCCCCGAGCCGCAGCGGGAGCAGCCCGTTGCCGTCGACCGCCTCGAGGCGCACGCCGCGCGCGGCGAGCGTCCGCCCCGCGGCCGCGAGCATGCGCGGGAGGAAGAACTCGGGAAATTCGTCGGTAACGACCAGGCATGCGCGCTCGGCGAGCGCCTCGAGTAGCCCGCGGTCCGCGCCGTCCTCGGGCTCGACGTACGCGTAGTGCGCGACCCCGACATCCGCGTACGCCGCCGCGTTGTCGGCCATGCCGTCGAGCGCGAACCGGTGCAGCCGGTCGCTCGCCCACGGGTAGCCCGCGCGCAGCGCCTCGAACACGACGAGCGGTCGCCCCCACGCCCGCGCCCGCGCCTCGGCGTATTCGAGCGCGAAGTTGTACCGCGTGCGCCGCGCCATCACGCACCAGTACAGCACGTAGTCGCGCGCCGGCTCGGCGGGCACGTCGTTGAGCGCCGTGAGGCGCTCGGCGGGCACGGCAGAAATGGGGACGGCGGGCATGCGGGGCGGGCGCGGGTGTGGCAGGAATGCGGTCCCGGCAAACGGTCGCGCCTCGGGCGGAGTTCCGCCGCGGCAGTTCGCGCGCCGGGCCGCATCGCGGCGCCCCCACGATGCTGCCGCGAACGCGCGGCGCCCCGCCGATCCGGAGATCGGCGGGGCGCCGTACAGTGCGGGCGCCGCAGCGCGACGCCGCTTACTGCTGGTTACTGCTGGTTACTGCTGGTTACTGCTGGTTACTGCTGGCCCGACGGCGGGGTCGGCTGGTCGCCCTTCGTCCACGTGACCATGTAGCCGCCGGTCGGCGACGTGGGGCCGGTCACCGGATTCCCGGCCACGGGCGCGCCGGCGCCGCCGCCCGTCACGAAGCCGCCGACGTAGTGGTTCGGAGCCGGGGTGGCACTCGAGGGAACCCGGGCGGCCTGGGCCGCCTGCGGCGCCATCGGGTCGTTGTTGGAGCAGGCGGCCGTGAGGGCCGCGGCCGCGACGAGCACGGCGGTCGATCCGCGAGCGACGAGGTGCTTCATGGTGGGAGGTACGGAGGTAGGTGCCCGGAGTCGGGCGCGGCGCCACCGCTTAGATAGTCGCCGCCCGGTCCAATGTCGGTCGGTACCGTCGAGTCCTTGAGCCACCCGGCCCGTTCGGGTCGCGCGCTCTGGACTGCTTCCCGGGACGGCCCTGCCACCACCTCCGCGCGACCGGGACGTCCCACGCTGCCGCGCTCAAGTCCGTGCGGTGACGGACGACACTGTCGCCGCGAGCTCGTCTGCTCCCAGACCGGAGATGATGGGCCGCACCGGCCGTCCACCCTCAAGACGCACATGTCGACACTGCGCAACATCGCCGCCCACCTGTGGCACGGCAGCATCGTCCGTAAGGCCAACGTCGTTCTCGGCATCACCGGCGCGGCGCTGTCCGCTGCATGCGCGGCGGAGAACGCCGTCGCGCCGGTCGCGCCGAGCTCCCAGCGCGCCCACGCCGACCTGTCCACCCAGGACTCCGCGTTCGACGTCAACGGCGACGGGCGGCTCAGCCCGGCCGAGCAGGCCGCGAAGAAGGCGGCGCGGGACTCGATCAAGCAGTACAACAAGGCGCAGATGGATTCGCTCAAGGCGGACTGGCAGGCGTACAAGCGCGCGGTGCAGTCCGGGCTCATCGAGGCCGCGTTCCTGCGCTGCGAGCCGAAGCCGGAGGTCAGCGTCACGCGCGTGATCGGCCCGAAGGGTGGCACCTTCAACATCGGACCCCACAAGTTCGAAGTGCCCGCGGGCGCGCTCGACACGAACGTGACGATCAGCGCCACCGCGCCGACGAACTCGCGCGACGAGCTGCGGTTCGAGCCGCACGGGCTGCAGTTCAACAAGCCGGTCCAGATGACGATCAGCTACAAGGGGTGCGTCGTGCCCGACAGCGTCGTGCTCGGGGTTTCCTACGTCTCGCACCCCGAGCAGTCGGCGGCCGCGCTCACCGCCAGGACGGATCAGCGCATGCCGACGCACGACGACAAGGGCACGTCGGCGGTGACGGCGCTGACCGACCACTTCTCGGGATACATGGTCACGTGGACCCGTACGGGCGCCACGAACTGACCTGATTCGCGGTCGAGCGGCGTTCCGCACGACGGCGGCGCCCCCTGAACGGAGGCGCCGCCGTCGCGTTCTCGGCCCGGTCGAAACGCGCCGCGGTGACCTCGTGCCTCCCGGCGCGTCCCGAGATGTCATGTCTTCAGACGCCGACGCCGCGCGGGGGTTGCTCGCGACTGCCGTCGCCGCGCTCTCGCGCGGTGACGTCGACGGAGCGCGGGCGCTCTGCCGCGCCGTGTCGGGCGCGCTCCGTACGACGCGCGCCCCCGCCGCGCTGGCGGCGGAACTCGCGCGGTTGGAGGCGCGCGCCGCGTTCACGGGCGGCGACGCGGACGCCGCCCTCGACGCGCTCGCGGCGGCCCTCGCGATCTCCGACTGCAACGGCGACGCGTTAGGCCGCTCGCAGGCCCTGAACAGCTCGGCGATCGTCCACCTCCAGCGGGGCGAACTCGACGAGGCCGAGGCCCTGTACGAGGCGGCGCGCGCGGCGGCCGTGCGGGCGCGTGACCGCCGCGTGGTCGTCGCGACGACGCTCCACCTCGGGATCATCTCGAACGTGCGCGGCGACCTTCGCCGGGCGCGCTCGCACTACCGGCGGGCGCTCGTGGGCGCCCGGCGGCTCGGGGCCATCCCGAGCGAGTTGCACGCGCTCAACAACCTCGGGATGCTCCACGCCGACCTCGGTCAGTGGGACGAGGCCGAGGAGGCGTACGCCGAAGCGCTCGCCATCAACCAGCGGCTCGGCGATCAGGAGGCGCTGGCGCTCCTGCACGCGAACGTCGCCGAGGTCTGGCTGGGGCGCGGCGACCTGGCGCGTGCCGGAGCCGCGTGCGACGCCGGCGTCGCGGCGTCGGCCCGCACCGAGCACGGCGCACACCGCGCGGACCTGCACAAGATGGAAGGCGTCGTCGCGCGCGAGGCGGGCCTGCTCGCCAAGGCCGAGGCGCACTTTACCGACGCCGAGCACATCGCGCGCGAACGGCACGACCTGCTACTCCTCGCCGAGGTCGCGCGCGAGCAGGGCGACCTTTACCGTCGCCAGGGCCGCAACCGCGACACGCTCGCGGCCCTCAACCGCTCGCACCAGCTCTTCCGGCAGCTCCGCGCCCGGCGCGATCTCGCGGACGTCAACCGTCGCATGGGGCGCCTCGAGGGCGAGTTCCTCGAGGTGGCGCGGCGCTGGGGCGAGTCGATCGAGGCGAAGGACTGCTACACGCAGGGCCACTGTCAGCGCGTCGCGGACCTGTCGTGCCGGATCGCCGAGCACGCGGGGGCGGCGTACGGGTTCGACGCGCAGACGATGTTCTGGTACCGCATCGGCGCGCTACTGCACGACGTGGGCAAGCTCGACGTGCCGGCCGAGGTGCTCAACAAGCCCGGCAAGCTGAGCGACGCGGAGTGGGCGATGATGCGCGGGCACGCGGAGGCCGGGGTCGCGCTGTTAGGCGACATCGAATTCCCGTGGGACGTCCGCCCGATCGTGCTCTCGCACCACGAGCGGTGGGACGGGAAGGGCTACCCGCACGGGCTCGCGGGCGAGACGATCCCGCTCTCGGCGCGGGTGCTCGCGGTAGCGGACGTCTACGACGCGCTCACCTCGGTGCGGAGCTACAAGCGCGCGATGCCGCACGAGGACGCGCTACGCATCCTGCGGCAGGACGCCGGGACCGCGTTCGACCCACAGGTGGTGGCATGGTTCGAGGCCGTGGCGCCGGCGTGGCGCGCGACGCTCGCCGCCGCAGGTGCCGGCGACGCGGCGCACGGCGCCGACGCGCGCCCGGCGCCGGACGTGCGCGACCAGCGCCGCATCGCGGGGCTCGACGAGGTCACGGGGCTCCCCGGCCGCCAGGCGTTCTTCGACGAATGCGCGCGCGTGCTCGCCGCGCGCGCCGACGACGGGCGTCCGACGACGCTCCTCCTCGTCACCCTCACGCCGCCGGCCGTCGGTAGCGGGGACGGCGCGGGCACATTGAGCGAGACGGCGTTGGCCGCCGTCGCCGAGGCGATCAGCCGAAATACGCGGGGCGGCGACTTCGTGGGGCGGTACGCGGAACGGGAGTTCGTGGTGCTCCTCCCCGACACGAACGCCGAGGAAGGGGCGGCGACGCTCGCGCGGCTGCGCGACGTGGCCGGGACCGCGCTCCGCCGGGCGACGTTCGACGTGCCGCCCGCGACGCTCGAACTCGCGGCGAGCGTCGCGCCGGAGCACGGCACAACGTCGGGTGCGCTCCTCGCCACGGCCGACGCGACCCGGCGCCGCGGTCGCGGCGGCGCGCTCCCGCCGGGGCTCCGCGTCCTGCAGACCGCGGCCTGACCACCGCGCGGGAACCCGAGGGAGCGGCGCCGCGGGCTCGGGGTATAGAACGCGTCGTTCGACGCCCTTCTCTCGCCCCGCCATGACCCGACACCTCGCCCGCACGCTCGGCGCGCTCGCGTTTCTTCCGGCCCTCGCGGCCGCGCGCCCGACTCATTCATCGTCAGCCGCAGGCGCCCCGCCGCGTGCCGGCGCGCTCGACACCGCGGTGTTCGCGGGCGGCTGCTTCTGGGGCGTGGAGGGCGTGTTCGAGCACGTGCGCGGCGTGCGGTCCGCGACGGCCGGGTACGCGGGCGGGACGCTCGCCGCGCCGTCGTACGAGCAGGTGAGCACGGGCGAGACCGGGCACGCCGAGTCGGTGCGCGTCGTCTATGACCCGTCGCGCGTCTCGTACGCACAGCTGCTGCAGGTGTTCTTCACCGTCGCCCACGACCCGACGGAGCTGAACCGCCAGGGTCCGGACGTCGGGACGCAGTACCGCTCGGCGGTTTTTTACCGCACGCCGGCGCAGAAGGCCGCTGTCGACGCGTACCTCGCCCGGCTGCGGACGTCGCACGCGTTTGCGAAGCCGATCGTCACGCAGGTCGCCCCGCTCGGCCGGTTCAACGAGGCCGAGGCGTACCACCAGGGGTACATGGCCAAGCACCCGGACGCGCCGTATATCGTCTACAACGACGCGCCGAAGGTCGCCGACCTGAAGAAGCGCTTCGCGGGGCTGTACCAGGGGTGAGGCGCGGGGCGTAGGCCGTGGCGCCTAACGGCGTCCTTTTAGCGGCACTCCCGCTCAGATCGCGCCGGCGAACGTGTCGCAGCTGCGCATGTCGCCGCTCTGGAACCCGCGCTGGAACCAGCTCGCGCGCTGGGCCGAGGTGCCGTGGGTGAACGTGTCGGGGCGGACGTCGCCGGTCTCCTGGCGCTGGAGGCGGTCGTCGCCGACGGCGCTCGCGGCCCGGAGCGCCTCCTCGACGTCGCCGGGATCGAGCAGCTGTTCGTTGCGCACCTGCGCGCCCCAGACGCCGGCGTAGCAGTCGGCCTGGAGTTCGAGGCGGACGGAGAGCGCGTTCTGCAGCTGCGGCCGTTGGGCCTGCGCCTGGCGGACGCGCGCCTCGGTGCCGACGATCTTCTGGATGTGGTGCCCCATCTCGTGCGCGACGACGTAGGCCTGCGCGAAGTCGCCGGGCGCGCCGAAGCGCTTCGCCAGCTCGTCAAAGAACGAAAGGTCGAGGTAGACCTTCTCGTCGCGTGGGCAGTAGAACGGCCCCACCCCGCTCGGCGCGTTGCCGCAGCCGGTCTGGATGGCGTCGCGGAAGAGGACGAGGCGCGCCGGGCGGTACTGGGCGCCCGCCTGCCGAGGCAGGAGCGTGTCCCAGATGTGTTGTGTGCTGTTGAACACGGCGCGCGCGCGCGAGAATTCGGCGTGCTCCCCGGCCGTTTCGCGGACCGGGGCACCGGCCGTGCCGCCCGCGGGCGCGCCCGGCCCGTAAGCACTTGGCGCGCTCCGCGGCGGTCCGGAGTCGTCGACCGCCGGTCCGCCACCGCCGATGAAGTTGCGGCCGAAGACGAGGCTCAGCACGAGCAGGAGCACCGTACCGCCGAGTCCCATGCGACCGACCGGGAACCCGCCCCCGCCAAACCCGAAGCTCCCGCCCCCGCCGCCTTCGGTCTCGGCGCGGCGGTCCTCGATGTACGAGTTGTCGTTGTCGTCGGTCAGGCGCATGGCGGTTCTCCGGCACGTCACACGGCGTTATGTCCGACGGCGGATGGCCGGCGGGCGGACCGTGGAAGGCAGGAAGCGGACCGCGGGCAGATGTGCTACAACCCGACCGGCGCCACGCCTTACCGCGCGGGTCCCGCCGCGGACTGGGACACGCGGCCGATGCGCCCGACGCGACCGCGACGCAGTCCGCTTCCGGTTGCCGCGGGCACCGACGAGGTGTGCAGCGACAGCCCGTGCGCCATCCGCCGCGCGTCCGCGTACACGGCCTCGTGGCGGGCGAGCACCGCGTCCCACGTCTCGGCGGGGCGCGTCGTGCGGTTGTGGCGGGCGATGCTGGCGCGCAGGCGGTCGTCGGTGGCAAGGCGGAGGAGCCCCGCGGCCATGCCGGTGTCGTCGTCGGCGAGGAGCCCTTCGATGCCGTCGCGGATGAAGGCGGCCGGACCGGCGTTCCGCATCGCGAGCACGGGGAGTCCCGCGCAGCGAGCCTCAAGAGCCGCGATCCCGAACGATTCCAGAATCGAGGGGAGCACAAACACGTCACTCTCGGCGTAGAGCGCCCGAATCGCCTCGCGCGGCTGCCAGCCCAGCAGTTCGACGTTGCCGTCGAGCCCGAAGCGACGGATGTCGCGTTCGACGGCGGCGCGCTCGGGGCCGTCGCCCGCGATGCGGAGGCGGAAGCGCATGCCCGGCGGGAGCTGCGCGCGAAGCATCGCGGCGATCTCGACGAGCGCGCGGGGCCGCTTGCGGCCGGCGAGGCGCATCACCGAGGCCAGGTGGAACTCGCCCGGCGTACCGGGCGCGCGGCGCGCGACCGCCCAGGCCCGTGGGTGAATGCCGTTCGGCAGTACGCGGGTCTCGATCGTCCGACCGGCGCGCGCGGCGGCCTCGCGCACCTCGTCCGCGACGAACGGGCTCACCGCGGTGTGGAGCACGCGCCAGCGCGTCCACCCCAACAACCGGTCCGCCGCGGCGCAGAGCGGCACGGCGCGGCCGAGCACGGAGTGCTGGGTGAGCACGGCGGGCAGGCCGAGCCCGTGGGCGGCGGCCACGCCGGCGAAGGCGAGCGGCGAGAGGACGC
The Gemmatimonadetes bacterium T265 genome window above contains:
- a CDS encoding methyltransferase type 11; its protein translation is MSAARGRPGVGRPEARLPEAAFRRDDESPDASFYVAPRFVTHIDDGAIAAVTALYRDLLPAGGDVLDLMSSWVSHLPDDVAYGRVAGLGMNAAELGANPRLTEWRVQDLNADPRLPYRDAEFDGAGCCVSVQYLVRPVEVFREVARVLRPGAPFVVTFSNRCFPTKAVAAWQALDDRGHAALVAEYGRAAGGFDAAEVRAHTPRRGDPLYGVILRRAADGPGEGPGRVTPRG
- a CDS encoding polysaccharide deacetylase, with amino-acid sequence MPDAPLVCFSIDYEPDCPPYMSSTFRGVEEATAPLLAMLADLGVPATWFSTGDVAERYPDAVRAIVGAPEGHELGSHGHTHRRFDALGPEDARDEIDRSSAVLRRFAPVDSFRAPNLTFPDAYLPLLERAGYALDSSHAKYKAPYWRDLRHPAPTRLRRIAASVTSSVLRLPRPLRAAYFAALGSPVVLFVHPWEFVDLTHTDLRLDCRFNTGPVAFARVRAVLEGFARRGARFVTMRDAARLTYAGAAG
- a CDS encoding glycosyl transferase, translated to MSPSTFRSLRLALVCDWYPPRVGGIETHVRALAEQLVSAGHEVDVITTAAGCRGDGAALARPGSGGARGGPRPVAMVRGAEGVRVRRLRLACIPHFAIAASPRIAAAMTDVLAEGDYDLVHAHASVLSPLAFAGVAAAHGLGLPAVLTQHSVLGRAVPLCAAADRLLGWTRWRVLHTAVSPFVADEVREAAARAGRTIETRVLPNGIHPRAWAVARRAPGTPGEFHLASVMRLAGRKRPRALVEIAAMLRAQLPPGMRFRLRIAGDGPERAAVERDIRRFGLDGNVELLGWQPREAIRALYAESDVFVLPSILESFGIAALEARCAGLPVLAMRNAGPAAFIRDGIEGLLADDDTGMAAGLLRLATDDRLRASIARHNRTTRPAETWDAVLARHEAVYADARRMAHGLSLHTSSVPAATGSGLRRGRVGRIGRVSQSAAGPAR
- the msrA_2 gene encoding peptide methionine sulfoxide reductase MsrA codes for the protein MTRHLARTLGALAFLPALAAARPTHSSSAAGAPPRAGALDTAVFAGGCFWGVEGVFEHVRGVRSATAGYAGGTLAAPSYEQVSTGETGHAESVRVVYDPSRVSYAQLLQVFFTVAHDPTELNRQGPDVGTQYRSAVFYRTPAQKAAVDAYLARLRTSHAFAKPIVTQVAPLGRFNEAEAYHQGYMAKHPDAPYIVYNDAPKVADLKKRFAGLYQG
- the phr gene encoding deoxyribodipyrimidine photo-lyase, translating into MPAVPISAVPAERLTALNDVPAEPARDYVLYWCVMARRTRYNFALEYAEARARAWGRPLVVFEALRAGYPWASDRLHRFALDGMADNAAAYADVGVAHYAYVEPEDGADRGLLEALAERACLVVTDEFPEFFLPRMLAAAGRTLAARGVRLEAVDGNGLLPLRLGEKAWSAAPHFRRHLQRELPAQLGWFPAEEPLRGARALPALAGAARAHVDGVRRRYPAASAELLDRGEAGRLALGTLPIDHGVAPVAFGGGPRKAAVVLADFVGRKLDTYAARRNEAEDPSNSGLSPYLHWGFVSAHDVFARVAEREGWTPARLAPRPTGKREGWWGMSPNGEAFLDEFVTWRELSYNTAFFLPAHDTYGSLPEWARATLGAHRGDRRAELFTRDELEAGATYDALWNATQGQLRTDGRIHNYLRILWGKKFLEWTRSGEEALAFMLHVNNRWALDGRNPNSTSGITWVLGRYDHAWQERPVLGKVRPMSSEATARKVRVTEYVARYTAALPADARRAARPTGDKRGGAPAPTAERRVVRDRGPAERAGTAGLDVLPES